The genomic interval TTTTCTGTTTCAGTCTGAGATATTTAAAGCACTTGAAAGGGCGAAGCTTCTGGTTGGAAGTAGGAAAGAATCATGTTATTCTAGGTGTGGAAGAACTGATAAGGGGGTTTCTGCTACTGGACAGGTACTTGAATGTGTATGGTTTGTTCAATGCTAGatgattatattatgttttCTTCTTGTATATAATATAAGCTTATATTACTCATAGTAGTCTCAGATGTGATCacgaattatttttgtttctggtTTTATTTTTAAGAAGCACTCTTCTGGTCTTTCTCATCAGAAAGTCATATTTTTCATGTGCTACTTTCTTGCTACTGACTAGTGATTAATACAATTATGTACTGTGATTAATACAAGTTCACTTTTCTCTCTCATGGAAAATACCGCATAAAAAAGTTCATAACCCAAAATCCCTTTTTATACATAACCATCAACCTTTTACATTCCACAATGCAACGGTTGAcctcaaattttaaataatagcCTGTAATGGAAGAAAGAAATTTATGTAGAAGTATCTTCACAACCAATCAGTATGTCATTTTGATGTGCTTGATGTTAAATTTCTGAAGACATACGTCAAAGATATTTAAGTGCTACTGCTTGCATGCAATAGGTACACTATTTTTTAGGAATCTAGATAGTAATTTTGTATTGCAATAGTGTTTGATGATTTTTGCATGGTGCAGAAATGAGTGCAATATGGAAAATGTGAGATATGTCTATGCACTAAATAAAATTTGTTTCCTCATCCTGCACCTGCAACATGCAGGTAATTTCCTTATTTCTGCGATCCAACATAAAAGATGCCAAATTGGATGTACTAGACAACAAATCTGGTATGTTTCTGCCTTCTATTCTTTGCAGCTCTCTAGCAGTGAAAACAGCATGTAATTCAGATTTAATTTGCTGCTTAACTATACTGCGACCCTGCTAGTGGGAAATTTCCCTGACCTTCTCCCAACAAGAGCATGTCTTGTGTTGTTTTCCTATTTCTACCTGTCATTTCATTTCAAATGTCAAACATCTTGGATCCTGCCTATGCTTGCAGTGGTTTCGGCAAACTAAGAGTTGTGCTTTGTTTTCAGAAATTGATTATGTAAAAGTATTGAATAGAATCCTTCCACACGATATACGTGTAATTGGCTGGTGTCCCGTTGCAGGAGATTTTCTTGCAAGGTTAGCTTCAGCTCTATGTAtactttgtttttgtttgaaatATTAAAGGCACTCTCACTCAAGTCTCATCCTATTGATAAATATAAGTTCTAAGAAAAGAGATTGCGTGTTTATTTGTTGATTTATTCCCTTCTTTTGAAGATAAAgcatttaattttttcttctaTTCTACTGTATCATCTTGCACTTTATGTTCCTATGTCTGATAGAATCTTATCTTCCCTTACTGCTATTTTGTAGATTCTCTTGTTTGGGCAGGGAATATAAGTACCTGTTTTGGAAGGGCAACTTGAATATATCGGTAAATATGCCATTCCTTGATTTCTATAATTGTTAACTTGTCCATGTTGAGTTCTTGACAAGCTGACTTAAAACTGTCAACAGGAAATGCAGAAGGCTGCATTAAAATTCATTGGCGAACATGACTACAGGAATTTCTGTAAGATGGATGCAGCAAACGTGAGTAACTTCAGGCGACATATTACAGATTTTAATATTTCAGCCTATGACCAAAGGTTAAATTTGCATTTTAATCAAAACTCTTTTATCCGTAAATGTGTGAGATGCTTGCCATACCTGAATTAAATCATGGAAGTGCTTTATATCTTCAAGGTCTAACTATGATGAGCTGTGGGCCATCACAATCAAGGGGAGTGCCTTCCTGTGGCATCAAGTTCGCTGCATGGTAGCTGTGCTATTTCTTATTGGTCAAGGTCTTGAGTCACCATGTGTAAGTAAAATCGCTcctaagctttttttttttctcttaatagGTTATTGTATGGTATATTGGTATATGCCGTTAAAGTTGGCACAGACTTTCCCTTTGGGCCTTAGGTATGTAAGCTACATATCTTTAGGCTCATATAGGTTCCTATACTTGCATTGCATGGATGATTTCACTTGGCACTGATTGGTGCAACTTTAGGTCTCTTATTATCTTAGCCAATGCAAGTTCATGGATGCACATTGAGTTAACGAGTTCATGGTCAACTGCCAAATTGGAATACACATGCAAGTTTAAAGACCTGATGTAAAAGTATTCTTTATTACTTGGCTGGAATTTTTAGGGTTAATCCCCTTTAGATATTTCTTATTGCTTAACCCATAATACAATATAGGCTACCTTTATATACTGAGGTGTGTCTAGATAGGGGAAACAGAAACAAACTAGTAACCTGATACTACTAGGACTCTGTTGGACTCTTATAACAGAACTAGGAAACTCTAATAGAGAGCTTATTAGGATTCTCCAAATGCTACAGCACTTGCCAATCCGACTTATCTCTATTATGACACTGCTGATATACTATACCATAACATCCAGCCACAACAACAAAGAAATCTTTCAGACTTGcacacgtttttttttctttcgattATTACATTtgctgtttttccttttctttttatttttgcaacAGATAGTTGATTCATTATTGGATATTACCAAAACTCCTAGAAAACCTCAATACAAGATGGCATCAGAGATTCCATTGATTCTGCGATCCTGTCTGTTTGATGAGGTCAACTTTATGTGTTCATCAGGTATTCATACTTTGGCCATGTCTGTCTGAAGTTGTATTGAAATATCATCAGTTCATTTTCTGTCAATAATTAATTGCATTGTATATTTTTGCCTGAGTTATTTCAGACTGAATGTAAACAGCAGCAGTGAAATATGGTTCTTTCAGAGATAATATAATAGACAGCCATGAATAGTTGTTTCATAGAACTTGTGTATGCAAAGTAATTTAAGTTTTTCATTTGTAAAGAAAATATCTTTTGGGTTCAAAATCCACCCTCTACAGTTTTTGCTGCCTGTTCGCATATATTTCTAGCTTTTTCATGGTGTAATTAATTGTGATGCAACATTGTTCCGTTTTAGAGGCCAGTCAAGCTTTGATTGAGCACTTGAAAGATGAATATCATCAGTATATGCTCCAGGCTGCAATATTTTGTGAGGCATTGTCCTGTTTATGTTCTCCAGGTACATTCATGTAAAccttttccatttttccagaAGGCTAAGATCCTTTCTCAGTTTTATGCCATTTTTAGTGAACTAAAAGTGAGATGTCATTGCAGAGCCTGATCCATTTGAACCTCGTCACAAGAAGAGGAATCATATTCCTCTAATGTCACGACAAACAGAACGTAAGTAATTGTTATATAGTTCTTTACTTCcaacatatatttttgttaataTGTTTTCCTAAGGACAAGCAAACGTTTTATTTGGTTATGCCAGCCTCTTGGTTTACTCTTCAACATTCTGACAGTCCTACCGTTAGTTTTCTGTCATTAGTTTATTGTGCTGCAACTGTTAATAGCCTTGCCTATAAAATGCCATCAGTTGTGCACATATGATATGTTGGTGCGGTGCTTAGTTTTGATTCTTTCCTTGTTTATCTGCTTCCAAGTGAAACTGAGTCGCCTTCTTGTTTCAGCTTCGTATGAGGAACGGATAGCAAAGGTCAAAACAAAGTCAGCTGGTAGTGTGTAGTTACGTGGCTAGCTTCAGTATCGCATCAAGAGTTTCAAACGATGGGTGAATCCTTCAAGGATCAGTGCTGCATAGTGTCATAGTCATCCAACTCCAAGGTAAATTTCCCAAGAGATCTCTTTGTGTGTGTTCAATCACGAGAAGTATGTTTGATGATCGCTTACCTGAAGTTTTCAAGCTGATGCCTATGCATTCTCAGTGGTTTACTTATTCAGGGGCAATGTCTAAATCCATAAAGCTTGGGTTCTCGATATGTGGCGATTTAAACTGACAAAGGACAATTGGTGGCATTTTATCAGTTCATACAGCAATATGCACCATCTCTGCTGGCTATTCTAGCCTTCTGGGTACAGGACATAATGCTAGGGAAGGCCATGTTGTGCATTGCATTTTGAGTATGTTGTAAAATACTTCCAAGTCATGTAGAACAACACATCTCAGATCCTTAGTTCCTTACATACATCTGTAGCAGAATTGtgctacctccgtttcaaattataGCAATCTAGAATGGAATTAGATGCatactagtactatgaatctgcgTAGTGGGTGTGTTCAGATTTTAATTCTttctttgttatattttggggcggagggagtatgaacATTCAATTTTCCCTCCACTTTAAtgctaagggcccctttgaatcgcagggttgaaaaaacagaggaataggaaaaacacaggattctgccaggaattgaagtgtaaaacagaggattgcaaaacacaggaatggtcgtttgattggagcgcaggaaaaacgcaggaatcggatgagagagatggactcaaaggaaatttttcaagaggttggagctcttgctaaatttcctctaaaatccacatgcaatgtgccattccataggaatttcataggatttagaaagcttcaatcctttgaatcaaagggccaaatataaaaatttcctataggatttgaatcatatgaaatttctacataaatcctttggttcaaaggggccctaataTGAATCAGATGAATATCGGTTTGTCTAGTTCATATTATATTTCCCCTGGAGGGACAGAATGTTTCGGTAACATGGTCGCTAACGTAATGCAGTTATGATGGATACTTGCAGTTGCATCTAAGCAATGTTCGATTGTTAAGGGGCAAAAAGTACTTGGCTCTCCATGCCGTTGCTTTTACAGTGATTACTAGCTGCAAGATGGCGACCATTTATTTACTCTTGCTAAATTCAGTGTCATGTGGTGGTTGGCTCGTGCTACTACTTACCCCATACCGTCTTCTGAAATGCTAGTACATATGCTCTATTgggtcttgatttttttttcctttctcctgCCTAAGATAAGCAAGTGAAAAATACAACGAAGTATTACCAAGCAATGAAAAATAGGCCAACGATATACTAGGCTTTGTTGCCCACGTTGagtttagggggtgtttagataggGGATGTAAAGTTTTGCCGTGTCATattggatattatatagggtgtcgcatggggtgtttgggcactaataaaaaaactaattacagaatccaccaataaaccacgagacaaatttattaagcataattaatccgtcattagtagatgtttactgtagcaccacattgtcaaatcgtGGAGCAATTatacttaaaagattcgtcttgcaaattagttgcaatctgtgcaattagttattttttagtctatatttaatacttcatgcagatgTTTGagcgttcgatgtgatagggtgtaaaattttagggtgggatctaaagaGGCTCTTAGTGTGGTATGCAATACCTGAAATGACTCCCAACACAGCTATAACAGTGGCAATTGTCACCGTCGTACTCCCTctgaggcctggtttagttcccaaattttttttcccaaaaatatcacatcgaaatgtagacaaaagaaaaaactactctgtaattgcacagtttgcataaaaatcgcgagacgatttttttaagcctaattgcgccatgatttgacaatgtagtgctacagtaaacatttactaatgacggattaattaggcttaataaattcgtctcgtggtttccaggcggaatatgtaatttgttttattattagacaatgtttaatactttaaatgtgtgtctatatatccgatgtgactccccaaaacaaaaatttttaccAACTAAACCGGCCCTGagatttgattcttttttattcATATATTACTGACATGTCTCGTTGTTTCGCCTACGTCAGGAACTTCCGtcatgacatgtgggcccaatgTGTCAGTAACATTAGCAACGATAGAGATGGGACTAAGCGAAAGTAAGTGTATTCCAATGTTAGGGTGATCTCGAAGTTGCAGTTTCGTGATAATTTTATGCGCAATCGCAACAATTTGAAAtactagttagctaatgttgtAGTCACTAAATTTACTAAATTTacagttttctaaaaaaaaatatcctttaTTCTCTACCTTTTCTTTTAAGTCTAGATAAAGCTCTCTCTTTACACGAAACTTTTAAGTCTAGATAAAGCTCTCTCTTTACATGAAAGTTTGGATGCATGTCTACAGAAAATTTAGATCGTGAAGGATCAGGAGCAATCACTGGCACACTGCTCtctaacacacacacacacacaaattcaGAACAACATAACAGAGCttaaataaaagaagaagaaaaaaaaagaaaagaggagaaaagcGACAGGAGGAGAGTAACCACAAAGAGGAGAGCAGCAGCGGCAGGGCCGGCACGCAGCCGAAAAGCCAGAAAGGGGGGAGAGATCAGacagaggaaggaggagggcggacatggaggcggcgatggatcTGATGCGGCGGATGCCGCCGGGGAGGGCGGAGACGGCGCTGAACGCGCTGCTCTCCCTCATCCCCGACCACT from Oryza glaberrima chromosome 3, OglaRS2, whole genome shotgun sequence carries:
- the LOC127765375 gene encoding uncharacterized protein LOC127765375, with the translated sequence MAAAAAGGDGEAAVMRAEVAALRLRVQELERENQRLGKIASRCTCGRSKDDSAASSPVVSESLSSSKQEPQKNVKSHCRGCQVGVVSHCPKRLIALKIMYFGQRFYGFASEAHTEPTVESEIFKALERAKLLVGSRKESCYSRCGRTDKGVSATGQVISLFLRSNIKDAKLDVLDNKSEIDYVKVLNRILPHDIRVIGWCPVAGDFLARFSCLGREYKYLFWKGNLNISEMQKAALKFIGEHDYRNFCKMDAANVSNFRRHITDFNISAYDQRSNYDELWAITIKGSAFLWHQVRCMVAVLFLIGQGLESPCIVDSLLDITKTPRKPQYKMASEIPLILRSCLFDEVNFMCSSEASQALIEHLKDEYHQYMLQAAIFCEALSCLCSPEPDPFEPRHKKRNHIPLMSRQTEPSYEERIAKVKTKSAGSV